One stretch of Chitinophaga pendula DNA includes these proteins:
- a CDS encoding HNH endonuclease: protein MEYNSKEWKEVTVILKPSGKAPKKYGGNVYRFSAAMTLGVILPRRGWQLIKKAKNYAYFTPPADQPIQPFSIKIKIPNKEQALEIANQCFAAGESWMGQIGEWPAWYLHKRQSSSFELVPSKDDERGYIQKLSHVFPPKSSLTLGEYGVWSITLENKEDGEFNYRQHGNIEGEIEQDLIQPALSAPPLFEGQILEVEETEYERNPIARKLCIEHYGASCQVCSFDFFQMYGDIGHGFIHVHHTTPISTRGGQYEINPITDLIPLCPNCHAMVHRRNPPYTIEELKTIRKK, encoded by the coding sequence TCTATCGCTTTTCAGCTGCTATGACACTTGGGGTTATATTACCAAGAAGGGGCTGGCAACTGATAAAGAAGGCTAAAAATTACGCATACTTCACACCGCCCGCTGACCAACCTATTCAACCTTTCTCTATAAAAATAAAAATCCCCAATAAAGAACAAGCTTTGGAGATTGCAAATCAATGCTTTGCTGCTGGCGAGTCTTGGATGGGGCAAATTGGCGAATGGCCTGCTTGGTATCTTCATAAAAGACAAAGCTCATCTTTTGAATTGGTTCCTTCAAAAGATGACGAAAGAGGTTATATACAGAAATTATCACACGTATTTCCTCCTAAATCTTCACTTACTCTAGGTGAATATGGGGTGTGGTCAATTACTTTAGAAAACAAAGAAGATGGAGAATTTAACTACAGACAGCATGGAAATATTGAAGGTGAGATTGAACAAGACCTTATACAACCAGCACTTTCAGCGCCCCCCCTATTTGAAGGACAAATTTTAGAGGTAGAAGAAACTGAATATGAAAGAAATCCGATAGCCCGCAAATTATGCATCGAACATTATGGCGCATCATGTCAAGTTTGTTCTTTTGATTTTTTTCAAATGTATGGAGATATTGGACATGGATTCATTCATGTTCATCATACAACGCCTATATCCACACGAGGCGGACAATATGAGATTAACCCAATTACAGATTTAATCCCTTTATGTCCCAATTGTCATGCTATGGTTCATAGAAGAAATCCGCCTTACACAATTGAAGAATTAAAGACTATCCGAAAAAAGTAA